One stretch of Thermococcus sp. MAR1 DNA includes these proteins:
- a CDS encoding serine/threonine-protein kinase RIO2 has translation MVSKLLALEAYPSLRDLDFRILRGVELNMRHHRWVPLEDIARFARVDVETASFRLGKLDDLSLVRRRSDIGYIGYQLTIHGYDVLAIRALAKKGVVEAISTTQIGVGKDADVYVGVTPSGEKVAVKFNRIGGRTASRKAAYHGDVFADKRHTSWLYVSRLIAKKEYEALTLLSPIASVPRPVAWNRHVIVMEFIEGTELAEIRDTDISTEEARELLDAVLDEYLKIVRFGIVHSDMSEFNVVLTHDGGVLIIDWAQYITTARPESYELLKRDITVLLNAFRRRWRVNKRFEDVWPNFEKAWLESRGEG, from the coding sequence ATGGTGAGCAAGCTACTGGCACTTGAGGCCTATCCCAGTCTTAGAGACCTGGACTTCAGGATACTCAGAGGGGTAGAGCTGAATATGCGGCACCACAGGTGGGTTCCTCTCGAGGACATAGCCAGGTTCGCAAGGGTTGACGTTGAGACAGCATCCTTCAGGCTGGGCAAGCTCGACGACCTGTCCCTCGTCAGGCGGAGGAGCGACATAGGCTACATAGGCTACCAGCTCACGATACACGGCTACGATGTCCTGGCGATAAGGGCGCTGGCAAAGAAGGGCGTTGTAGAGGCCATAAGCACGACACAGATAGGCGTTGGAAAGGATGCCGACGTTTACGTTGGAGTGACTCCCAGCGGGGAGAAAGTCGCCGTCAAGTTCAACCGCATAGGCGGCAGAACCGCCTCAAGAAAAGCTGCCTATCACGGGGATGTATTCGCGGACAAAAGGCACACGAGCTGGCTCTACGTCTCAAGGCTGATAGCCAAAAAGGAGTACGAGGCGCTGACTCTGCTGAGCCCGATAGCCAGCGTTCCGAGGCCGGTAGCATGGAACAGGCACGTTATCGTTATGGAGTTCATAGAAGGAACCGAGCTGGCGGAGATTCGCGACACTGACATCTCCACGGAGGAAGCGAGGGAGCTACTTGATGCCGTTCTGGATGAATACCTCAAGATAGTCCGCTTCGGCATCGTTCACTCGGACATGAGCGAGTTTAACGTCGTGCTGACCCACGACGGGGGCGTTCTCATAATAGACTGGGCCCAGTACATCACGACCGCCCGCCCGGAGAGTTACGAGCTTCTCAAAAGGGACATAACCGTGCTCCTCAATGCATTCCGAAGAAGATGGCGCGTGAATAAGAGGTTTGAAGATGTCTGGCCGAACTTTGAGAAGGCCTGGCTCGAGAGCCGGGGTGAGGGATGA
- a CDS encoding radical SAM protein, with translation MKVRVSYGTAIAMGLIRARMLARPTTAYLMTYHEGRCRNNCAFCPQARESRADLKKLSRITWPAFDVEEVVEALPSGMFARICLQTVDYPGLVSDVIELLDLFQPLGLPVSVSITPVNRATLGEFKSKGVDYIGVGLDVASERLYPEIKDSLYSWDEMWRFTRDVVDVFGDGKALVHLIIGLGETDREAVETIWRAYSMGAWVSLFAFTPIRGTRLENAKPPSLARYRRIQVAHYLIKEGLAAPEDFEFDAGDSLVGFRIDKEKLAKLLPPGIFATHGCPGCNRPYYNERPKKEPYNFPESPGRDYVRCVLDSIL, from the coding sequence ATGAAAGTCAGGGTCTCCTACGGGACGGCAATAGCGATGGGGCTGATAAGGGCCAGGATGCTCGCAAGACCGACCACCGCTTACCTCATGACGTACCACGAGGGCCGCTGCAGAAACAACTGTGCCTTCTGTCCCCAGGCGAGGGAAAGCAGGGCCGATCTGAAAAAGCTCTCCAGGATAACCTGGCCTGCCTTTGACGTTGAAGAGGTCGTTGAGGCCCTTCCTTCTGGGATGTTCGCGAGGATATGCCTCCAGACTGTTGATTATCCGGGCCTGGTCTCCGACGTTATCGAACTCCTTGACCTCTTCCAGCCGCTGGGCCTTCCGGTCTCGGTCTCGATAACCCCCGTGAATAGAGCCACCCTTGGAGAGTTCAAATCAAAGGGTGTTGACTACATCGGCGTTGGCCTCGACGTGGCCAGTGAGAGGCTCTACCCGGAGATAAAGGACTCCCTCTACTCCTGGGACGAGATGTGGCGTTTCACGAGGGACGTTGTCGACGTCTTCGGCGATGGAAAGGCCCTCGTGCACCTCATAATCGGGCTCGGGGAGACGGATAGAGAGGCAGTGGAGACAATCTGGAGGGCGTACTCGATGGGTGCCTGGGTTTCCCTCTTTGCCTTCACCCCCATACGGGGAACCCGCCTTGAGAACGCGAAGCCCCCAAGCCTCGCGAGATACAGGAGAATCCAGGTGGCCCACTACCTCATAAAGGAGGGGCTCGCTGCGCCGGAGGATTTCGAGTTCGATGCGGGCGATTCCTTGGTTGGCTTTAGGATTGATAAAGAAAAGCTTGCCAAACTCCTTCCCCCGGGGATATTCGCCACCCACGGCTGTCCGGGCTGCAACAGGCCGTACTACAACGAAAGACCCAAAAAGGAACCCTACAACTTCCCCGAAAGTCCAGGAAGGGACTACGTGAGGTGCGTTCTTGACTCTATCCTTTGA
- a CDS encoding tol-pal system YbgF family protein: protein MVPKHEPLNRRERIMRLFREAIEAENARDLETAKRKLDEIMELAREEEPEFYFEACFRLAEIFLQEDNYRGAVKCALRGIHRAPNEDLYRLGIRRLGDILFIMKEENRLGEISKDMDVTLGLVRNNDELYRFVQTLIRIAGGEKVEERFSLEEFNEIIELLKG from the coding sequence ATGGTCCCAAAACACGAACCCCTGAACAGGCGTGAGAGGATCATGAGGCTCTTCAGAGAAGCCATAGAGGCAGAGAACGCCAGGGACCTCGAAACCGCCAAGAGGAAGCTGGACGAGATAATGGAGCTGGCGAGGGAGGAGGAGCCGGAGTTCTACTTCGAGGCCTGCTTCAGGCTCGCGGAGATTTTCCTTCAGGAGGACAACTACAGGGGAGCGGTTAAGTGCGCCCTCAGGGGAATACATCGCGCGCCAAATGAGGACCTCTACAGGCTGGGGATAAGGAGGCTCGGCGACATTCTGTTCATAATGAAGGAGGAGAACCGGCTCGGCGAGATATCCAAAGACATGGACGTTACGCTGGGCCTGGTTAGAAACAACGACGAACTTTACCGCTTCGTTCAAACGCTCATAAGGATAGCGGGGGGAGAAAAGGTCGAGGAGCGGTTCTCGCTGGAGGAGTTCAACGAGATAATCGAGCTCCTCAAAGGATAG
- a CDS encoding isoaspartyl peptidase/L-asparaginase family protein → MVAIIVHGGAGTIRKEERIPKVIEGVREAVLAGWRELKRGSALDAVEEAVKVLEDNPLFNAGTGSVLTLDGKVEMDAAIMRGRTLEAGAVAGIWGVRNPISVARKVMEKTDHVLLIGEGAVKFARLLGFEEYNPVTDERLKQWEELRKKLLETGETRHWKKLNELIREYPEVLRSTVGAVAFDGEEIVAGTSTGGVFLKMFGRVGDTPIIGGGTYANEVAGASCTGLGEVAIKLALAKSATDFVRLGMDAQAASDAAISLATKYFGADTMGIIMVDAKGNVGFAKNTKHMSHAFMRDGMDEPTAGV, encoded by the coding sequence ATGGTTGCGATAATAGTTCACGGCGGTGCAGGTACGATAAGGAAGGAGGAGCGCATTCCAAAGGTCATCGAGGGCGTTAGGGAGGCGGTTCTGGCCGGCTGGCGCGAGCTCAAGCGGGGTTCTGCTTTGGATGCGGTCGAGGAGGCCGTCAAGGTTCTTGAGGACAACCCGCTCTTCAACGCGGGAACTGGGAGCGTCCTTACCCTCGACGGGAAGGTCGAGATGGACGCGGCAATAATGCGCGGAAGAACTCTGGAAGCCGGCGCCGTTGCCGGAATCTGGGGTGTTAGGAACCCTATAAGCGTAGCGAGAAAGGTCATGGAGAAGACAGACCACGTGCTCCTCATAGGCGAAGGTGCCGTAAAGTTCGCCCGCTTGCTCGGCTTCGAGGAGTACAACCCTGTGACCGATGAGAGGCTGAAGCAGTGGGAGGAGCTGAGGAAGAAGCTGCTCGAAACCGGTGAGACGAGACACTGGAAGAAGCTCAACGAGCTCATCAGGGAGTATCCTGAAGTCCTCAGGAGTACGGTCGGAGCGGTTGCCTTCGATGGTGAAGAGATCGTTGCCGGAACGTCCACCGGTGGAGTGTTCCTCAAGATGTTCGGCAGGGTTGGCGACACCCCGATAATCGGCGGCGGAACCTATGCCAACGAGGTCGCGGGGGCTTCCTGCACGGGGCTCGGTGAGGTGGCGATAAAGCTCGCTTTAGCCAAGAGCGCCACCGACTTCGTCCGCCTCGGAATGGACGCCCAGGCCGCGAGCGATGCAGCTATAAGCCTCGCCACAAAGTACTTCGGCGCCGACACCATGGGCATAATAATGGTTGATGCGAAAGGTAACGTCGGCTTCGCCAAGAACACGAAGCACATGAGCCACGCCTTCATGAGAGACGGCATGGACGAACCCACAGCGGGGGTTTGA
- a CDS encoding MFS transporter: protein MERTLRDIWLLNFSTFFFFLGISVVNPIISPFAITLNATPFLVGLVAGVASVVSLFSKPVGGLIGDRGYRFQAMMAGNVLGMLAGLLYIASALLGNLWIFAFARAIHGFSMGIFFPSSLSTAVDLAPPGRVGETLGWRGMMFSLGNIVGPALGGYLSDLLGFVGAFLFTVLFSLVGLALVVPVWLDGRKAVPRREERHEDVSYSELLRSYFVAASLALFFFSFSYAGVITYLPALYKVLGMPQSLFGFYMMVIGVASFVMRLFGGRSADRMGPIPVIRAGMLLVIIGYIVLILYRLPPYSYASALLIGAGFGLSVPAMQLMALGNLPQRIRTMGSSVYTMFFDLGMLGGQVTLGYVAQLEGYAGVFPLLPFIAGASLIIVHAPLILGGRKE, encoded by the coding sequence ATCGAGAGAACGCTCCGTGACATCTGGCTCCTCAACTTCTCGACCTTCTTTTTCTTCCTGGGGATAAGTGTAGTCAACCCCATAATATCGCCCTTCGCGATAACCCTCAACGCCACCCCATTCCTGGTTGGCCTGGTCGCGGGGGTTGCCTCGGTTGTCTCGCTGTTCTCAAAGCCCGTCGGCGGTCTCATCGGCGACAGGGGCTACAGGTTCCAGGCCATGATGGCCGGCAACGTCCTGGGAATGCTGGCCGGGCTCCTCTACATAGCCTCCGCGCTCCTTGGGAACCTGTGGATATTCGCCTTCGCCAGGGCCATACACGGCTTTTCCATGGGGATATTCTTTCCCTCCAGTCTTTCAACCGCAGTTGACCTTGCGCCCCCGGGTAGGGTCGGCGAGACCCTGGGCTGGAGGGGCATGATGTTCTCCCTCGGCAACATAGTCGGCCCGGCCCTCGGCGGATACCTCTCCGACCTCCTCGGCTTCGTCGGGGCCTTCTTATTCACCGTGCTGTTTTCCCTCGTTGGCCTCGCCCTTGTAGTCCCGGTCTGGCTCGATGGCAGAAAGGCCGTTCCCAGAAGGGAGGAGAGGCACGAGGACGTCAGCTACTCGGAGCTCCTCAGGAGCTATTTCGTTGCCGCGTCACTGGCGCTGTTCTTCTTCTCCTTCTCCTACGCCGGCGTCATAACGTACCTTCCAGCCCTCTACAAGGTTCTGGGAATGCCCCAGAGCCTGTTCGGCTTCTACATGATGGTCATAGGAGTGGCGAGCTTCGTAATGAGGCTCTTTGGTGGCAGGAGCGCCGACAGGATGGGTCCTATTCCGGTCATACGTGCCGGCATGCTCCTTGTTATCATCGGCTACATTGTTCTGATTCTCTACAGGCTCCCGCCATACTCCTACGCCAGCGCGCTCCTCATCGGCGCGGGCTTCGGTTTATCCGTTCCCGCGATGCAGCTCATGGCCCTTGGAAACCTCCCTCAGAGGATAAGGACGATGGGTTCGAGCGTCTACACGATGTTCTTCGACCTCGGAATGCTTGGCGGCCAGGTGACCCTCGGCTACGTGGCACAGCTTGAGGGCTACGCCGGGGTCTTTCCCCTGCTCCCCTTCATAGCGGGCGCATCACTTATAATAGTCCACGCGCCCCTCATACTTGGAGGTAGGAAGGAATGA